CCTTAAGGATCGCGTTGACGCGCAGCGAGATATCCTTGATCTTGTCGAGCTCTTCCTTCGTGGCCCAGCCGAAGAGCAGCGCGTGATCCTCGATGATGAAGGGATCTCCGAGCGCGTCGTCCTTGTAGCACATCTCAAAAAGCGGGCGGGGAAGGACCTTGCCCTCTTCGACGCCGAGGCGCTTGCAGAGCGAGCCGGTGGTGATGTTGCGCACGATGACCTCAAGCGGCACGATCTTGACGCGTTTGACGATCTGGTTCGTTTCGTCTATCTGTTCGACGAAATGCGACTCCACGCCGTTATCGGCGAGGACTTTGAAGAGTTTTGACGATATCTTGTTGTTGAGCACGCCCTTGCCGCTCATCGTCGCCTTTTTGAGGCCGTTGAAGGCCGTGAAGCTGTCCTTGTATTCGACGATCACATAGTTCGGGTCCTCTGTGGTGTAAAGCCTCTTTGCCTTGCCTTCGTAGATGAAATCTTTCTTTGTCAGGTTCATTTTCGATGCGCCTCCGCATATTTTAATTTTTATCGGGCAGTTTTTTATTCTGTT
The window above is part of the Cloacibacillus evryensis DSM 19522 genome. Proteins encoded here:
- the purC gene encoding phosphoribosylaminoimidazolesuccinocarboxamide synthase; protein product: MNLTKKDFIYEGKAKRLYTTEDPNYVIVEYKDSFTAFNGLKKATMSGKGVLNNKISSKLFKVLADNGVESHFVEQIDETNQIVKRVKIVPLEVIVRNITTGSLCKRLGVEEGKVLPRPLFEMCYKDDALGDPFIIEDHALLFGWATKEELDKIKDISLRVNAILKDYFAKKGVVLVDFKLEFGKDMQGSLILADEISPDTCRFWDSSTGDHLDKDRFRKDLGDVLGAYEEIWKRISA